A region of Spongiibacter tropicus DSM 19543 DNA encodes the following proteins:
- a CDS encoding nuclear transport factor 2 family protein, giving the protein MTDIQALAQRLQAIEDINAITALKYRYLNACDAKQPEDVLACFAPGKIHIDFGHIGQFDSREAFVAVFEELGCHDHIVDMHHAQNPLVTLTGNDSATAHIGLRFLSINTRDKLRVQLGGHYDDEYQRIDGQWLMTRSCFTVCAAEMIDFSGDTAVVSYTGNHMPPMQA; this is encoded by the coding sequence ATGACGGATATTCAGGCCCTCGCCCAGCGCCTTCAGGCAATAGAAGATATCAATGCCATTACGGCGCTGAAGTATCGCTACCTCAATGCCTGCGATGCCAAGCAGCCGGAGGACGTGCTCGCCTGCTTCGCGCCGGGCAAGATCCATATCGACTTCGGCCATATCGGGCAGTTCGACAGCCGCGAGGCCTTTGTCGCGGTCTTTGAAGAACTGGGCTGCCACGACCACATCGTCGATATGCACCACGCCCAGAACCCGCTGGTCACCCTGACCGGCAACGACAGCGCCACGGCGCATATCGGCCTTCGGTTCCTGAGCATCAATACCCGAGACAAGCTGCGCGTTCAGTTGGGCGGCCACTACGACGACGAATACCAGCGCATTGACGGCCAATGGCTGATGACCCGCAGTTGCTTTACCGTCTGCGCGGCGGAAATGATCGACTTTTCAGGTGACACCGCCGTCGTCAGCTACACCGGCAATCACATGCCACCCATGCAGGCGTAA
- the mnmC gene encoding bifunctional tRNA (5-methylaminomethyl-2-thiouridine)(34)-methyltransferase MnmD/FAD-dependent 5-carboxymethylaminomethyl-2-thiouridine(34) oxidoreductase MnmC: MAHRNHPYFIVPAELDWQDGVPSAIDYGDVYFSRDDGLAESRYVFLEHNRLQERWQQLDNARPGRFTVCETGFGTGLNFLLTCELWLRTAPPNWTLHYISCEKHPLRPEDLKRALGAWPSLHELSTILQDNYPPLIPGQHRRYLHKSQICLDVLFGDILDTLPQLIDGVIDGASPDVSKGPVDAWFLDGFAPAANPDMWQTALFDSMARLSHRGSSFATFTSAGVVKRGLKQVGFNVKKVKGYGRKREMLCGEFNAYAQAVDREVAAQRLPLTPVPWHQPDKGAAPQSALVIGGGLAGCSTARALAERGIAVTLIERHSTLAREASGNPQGVLYTKLSPEPGALNWFTLSSFLYALSHYRQAYFGASGTGDFCGVLQLPGNDREAELFSRLKEMLGDQRWLAFLSAEQASAISGLALNRDGIFYPQAGWLSPPAICAAYVDHPLIERVHDREVASLSDDGEQWQASDTKGELIATGNAAVIAGSHEARQLAQSATLPLRRIRGQISYFNQEDISKSPRCVVCHDGYFAPPTDGRFCLGASFDLKNTDTALSDHDHQFNIDTLRKLSPDLLKAGAQAVGGRAALRCASPDYLPIVGAAPDVAAFDEDYAALRKDAKRAIPRAGRYYRQLYLNVAHGSRGLTSTPMSAELLASYLCGESRPISRQLAENLAPARFLIRDLMRNRR, translated from the coding sequence TTGGCTCACCGCAACCATCCTTATTTTATCGTCCCCGCAGAACTCGACTGGCAAGACGGCGTTCCCAGTGCCATCGACTACGGCGATGTCTATTTTTCCCGCGATGACGGCTTGGCCGAGAGTCGCTATGTGTTTCTGGAACACAACCGTCTGCAAGAGCGATGGCAACAACTGGATAACGCGAGACCCGGCCGATTTACCGTGTGCGAAACCGGCTTCGGCACGGGATTGAATTTCCTGTTGACCTGCGAGCTGTGGCTGCGTACGGCGCCGCCGAACTGGACCCTGCACTACATCTCCTGCGAAAAACATCCGCTGAGGCCCGAAGACCTCAAACGGGCCCTTGGCGCGTGGCCAAGCCTTCACGAGCTGTCAACGATTCTACAAGACAATTATCCGCCGCTGATACCGGGTCAGCACCGCAGATACCTGCACAAGTCACAAATTTGTCTGGATGTTCTCTTTGGCGACATTCTCGACACCTTGCCACAATTGATCGACGGGGTGATCGACGGCGCGAGCCCCGACGTCTCCAAGGGCCCGGTAGACGCCTGGTTTCTCGACGGATTTGCGCCCGCCGCGAATCCCGACATGTGGCAAACAGCACTGTTCGACAGTATGGCGCGGCTCAGCCACCGCGGCAGCAGCTTTGCCACGTTCACCTCTGCCGGAGTGGTTAAGCGCGGCCTGAAGCAGGTGGGATTCAATGTTAAGAAGGTCAAAGGCTACGGCCGCAAACGAGAAATGCTCTGTGGTGAGTTTAACGCCTATGCCCAAGCGGTAGACCGCGAGGTAGCGGCGCAACGACTTCCACTCACCCCAGTGCCTTGGCACCAGCCCGACAAAGGTGCTGCGCCGCAATCCGCACTCGTTATTGGCGGTGGGCTGGCCGGATGCAGCACCGCCAGAGCCCTGGCCGAGCGCGGCATTGCCGTGACACTGATCGAGCGTCACTCGACACTGGCCCGAGAAGCCTCCGGTAATCCGCAGGGCGTTTTATACACCAAGCTCTCACCCGAGCCCGGCGCGCTGAACTGGTTTACCCTGAGCAGCTTCCTCTATGCCCTGTCGCACTATCGACAGGCGTATTTTGGGGCATCGGGAACGGGTGATTTCTGCGGTGTGCTGCAACTACCGGGCAACGACCGCGAGGCAGAGTTATTCAGTCGCTTGAAAGAGATGCTCGGTGACCAGCGTTGGCTGGCGTTTCTCAGTGCAGAGCAGGCCTCTGCGATCAGCGGCCTCGCCCTTAACCGGGACGGCATTTTCTATCCGCAGGCAGGCTGGTTGTCGCCACCAGCCATCTGTGCCGCCTATGTGGATCATCCGTTGATTGAGCGAGTTCATGACCGGGAAGTCGCATCGCTTTCCGACGATGGCGAACAATGGCAGGCCTCGGACACCAAAGGTGAACTCATCGCAACAGGCAACGCAGCAGTTATTGCAGGCAGTCATGAAGCCCGCCAACTGGCACAGAGCGCAACCCTCCCCCTGCGCCGTATTCGCGGGCAAATCAGTTACTTCAACCAGGAGGACATCAGCAAAAGCCCGCGCTGTGTCGTCTGCCACGACGGCTACTTCGCGCCGCCGACGGATGGCCGCTTTTGCCTTGGCGCCAGCTTCGACCTGAAAAATACCGATACCGCTCTGAGCGACCACGATCACCAGTTCAATATTGATACCCTGCGCAAACTCAGCCCAGACCTGCTGAAAGCGGGTGCACAGGCCGTCGGTGGACGCGCGGCACTGCGTTGCGCCAGCCCGGACTATCTGCCCATCGTGGGTGCCGCCCCAGACGTTGCCGCCTTTGACGAGGATTACGCAGCGCTGCGCAAGGACGCAAAGCGGGCAATTCCCCGTGCCGGGCGCTATTATCGCCAGCTGTACCTCAATGTCGCCCACGGTTCGCGCGGGCTGACATCAACGCCCATGAGTGCCGAGCTGCTTGCCAGCTATCTCTGCGGCGAATCCCGGCCAATTTCCCGCCAATTGGCTGAAAATTTAGCCCCGGCCCGCTTTTTGATTCGCGACCTGATGCGCAACCGCCGATAA
- a CDS encoding peptide ABC transporter substrate-binding protein, which translates to MGCESVRLARWLALAVLGFSAWAQAAAVDPQQSRIQLALATEPPTLHSARATDTIANFVLSHLMEGLLRYGPDGELIGGVAERWQLNESGARFWLREDARWADGKPVRAQDFAFAWQYALRPETASQYAFIFYPIKNAEAVNRGDMPVNALGVRAVSDRELVVEFDGPCPYFLSLTAFMTYMPLREDVVNHWGRRYAADADKLMVNGPYVLEKWVHGAELRLAANARYWDNENVQIRHIDLPYITADPSAQFNLFRDGQIALANLDTGLLDEAIERGFDIHHFQTGALYFLEFNFREGRISANRHFRKAVQHLLNPELLVNKIIGLPGVLPAYSLFPMTVKGLEKPFREEYPVLKVEPDLALARRHLAKAKAELGLAEWPPLMLLSGDSPRALQEAEYYQYLFRRGLGLELRIDQQVFKQRLEKMRRGDFDIVVAAWGPDFDDIMTFADLFASWNDNNRGRYHNPEYDRLVRAAQRSSDAKRRFDIMGRLQALIVDDVPILPTYENASLYVQHPQLHGVRRAVFGGDPSFRDAWIAP; encoded by the coding sequence ATGGGGTGTGAGTCTGTACGTTTAGCCCGTTGGCTGGCCCTGGCTGTACTCGGTTTCTCTGCCTGGGCGCAGGCGGCGGCCGTCGACCCACAGCAAAGCCGTATTCAGCTCGCGTTGGCGACTGAACCGCCGACGCTGCACTCTGCCCGCGCCACCGATACCATCGCCAATTTTGTGCTGTCTCACCTGATGGAAGGCCTGTTGCGGTATGGCCCCGATGGTGAACTGATTGGCGGCGTGGCGGAGCGCTGGCAGCTCAACGAGTCGGGTGCGCGATTCTGGTTGCGGGAGGATGCTCGCTGGGCAGACGGCAAGCCGGTGAGGGCGCAGGACTTTGCCTTTGCCTGGCAATATGCCTTGCGCCCGGAAACGGCCTCGCAATACGCGTTCATTTTTTATCCTATTAAAAACGCCGAAGCGGTCAATCGCGGCGATATGCCCGTCAACGCACTCGGCGTACGCGCAGTGTCAGATCGCGAACTGGTCGTAGAGTTTGACGGGCCGTGTCCGTATTTTCTCAGCCTTACGGCGTTCATGACCTACATGCCCCTGCGTGAGGATGTGGTGAATCACTGGGGACGTCGCTATGCCGCCGATGCTGACAAGCTGATGGTCAACGGGCCCTATGTGCTGGAGAAGTGGGTGCACGGTGCCGAGTTGCGGCTGGCTGCCAATGCTCGCTACTGGGATAACGAGAATGTGCAGATACGCCACATTGATTTGCCCTATATCACCGCTGACCCGAGTGCGCAGTTCAACCTGTTTCGGGATGGGCAGATTGCATTGGCAAACCTCGATACCGGCCTGCTGGACGAAGCGATTGAACGCGGCTTTGATATTCATCACTTTCAGACGGGCGCGCTGTATTTTCTGGAGTTCAACTTTCGCGAAGGGCGTATCAGTGCGAACCGGCACTTCCGCAAGGCGGTACAACATCTACTGAACCCCGAGTTGCTGGTTAACAAGATTATTGGCTTGCCTGGTGTGCTTCCTGCTTACTCTCTATTCCCAATGACGGTTAAAGGCTTGGAGAAGCCCTTTCGCGAGGAATACCCTGTGTTGAAAGTTGAGCCGGATCTGGCGCTGGCACGTCGACATCTGGCGAAAGCCAAGGCTGAGCTGGGGCTGGCAGAATGGCCGCCGCTGATGCTGCTGTCGGGAGATAGTCCGCGTGCCCTTCAGGAGGCAGAGTACTACCAGTATCTTTTCAGGCGAGGGCTTGGCCTGGAATTACGTATCGACCAGCAGGTGTTCAAGCAGCGCTTGGAGAAAATGCGGCGTGGGGACTTTGATATTGTTGTGGCGGCGTGGGGGCCTGATTTTGACGACATCATGACCTTTGCCGATTTGTTTGCTTCCTGGAATGACAACAACCGTGGGCGCTATCACAACCCCGAGTACGATAGATTAGTGCGTGCCGCACAGCGCAGCAGCGATGCCAAGCGCCGCTTCGACATTATGGGGCGCCTGCAAGCGTTGATTGTCGATGATGTGCCTATTTTGCCTACCTACGAGAATGCCTCACTGTACGTGCAGCACCCGCAATTGCATGGCGTCAGGCGTGCGGTGTTTGGTGGCGACCCGAGTTTTCGTGACGCCTGGATTGCGCCCTGA
- a CDS encoding ABC transporter permease: MLRFILRRLLSGAITIWFIATATFFAMHAVPGDPLTQDKAMSPAVRAQLEARYGLDKPLPQQYLQFMSNMLHGDFGISFTQENRRVNDIIREHFPVSATLGLAAILIALVGGVAAGSVAAHFRQRWPDRAVMLLVVGAISVPGFVIAALAQLLIVRLNQLAGTTVIPVAGWGGIGHVWVPALVLGLGTLAYLSRLSRAAMLDVLSSDYILAARARGVAGAGLFWRHQLRNVLLPVVTELGPAVAAITTGGFVVELVFAIPGLGRYFVQAVQQLDYTVIMGTTVFYGAFLVLVVVLVDISYGLIDPRIRLVGGRG; the protein is encoded by the coding sequence ATGCTGCGGTTTATTCTGCGACGCCTGCTGTCGGGAGCGATCACCATCTGGTTTATCGCCACGGCCACCTTCTTTGCGATGCACGCGGTGCCTGGAGATCCACTGACTCAGGATAAAGCCATGTCGCCTGCGGTAAGGGCGCAGCTAGAGGCGCGTTACGGCTTGGATAAGCCCCTGCCTCAGCAGTATCTGCAATTCATGAGCAATATGCTTCACGGTGATTTCGGCATTTCCTTTACGCAGGAAAATCGCCGGGTAAACGATATCATCCGCGAACACTTTCCCGTCTCGGCGACATTGGGGCTCGCAGCGATCCTGATCGCCCTGGTCGGAGGGGTGGCCGCCGGCAGTGTGGCGGCGCATTTTCGGCAGCGCTGGCCCGATCGTGCCGTGATGTTGCTGGTGGTGGGGGCCATATCGGTCCCCGGTTTTGTGATCGCAGCGCTCGCACAACTGCTGATTGTGCGGTTAAACCAACTGGCGGGCACGACGGTGATTCCCGTTGCCGGCTGGGGAGGCATCGGACATGTCTGGGTGCCTGCGCTGGTGCTGGGGCTGGGTACGCTGGCATACCTCAGTCGGCTCAGTCGCGCGGCCATGCTGGACGTGCTCAGCAGCGACTATATCCTCGCCGCCAGGGCGCGAGGCGTTGCCGGCGCCGGACTGTTCTGGCGACACCAGCTGCGCAATGTCTTGCTGCCAGTGGTGACCGAGCTGGGGCCAGCGGTGGCGGCGATCACTACCGGTGGTTTTGTGGTGGAGCTGGTTTTTGCCATACCGGGGCTGGGCCGCTATTTCGTGCAGGCGGTGCAGCAGCTTGATTACACGGTGATTATGGGTACCACGGTGTTCTACGGTGCCTTTCTGGTGTTGGTCGTGGTGTTAGTGGATATCAGTTATGGCTTGATTGACCCTCGCATACGCTTGGTGGGGGGGCGCGGATGA
- a CDS encoding ABC transporter permease: MIPVFRFAPWQPPVPGTELSQPTSQVAFTPAVLLSTSIVVALLLFVWAGPWVWQYDPAQQWLSHISRGPTPAMSALVVDDTRPPRLSTAPQRLQIAESTTERVALQWPQVSGVQRYRLYRAGAEQIGPGLPLWEGSDRHYVDRLQLSYRVYRYTLADADTGLLLFSLETRPEFAISAFEAALQGLIPEDARGLPERVLLPAHPLGTDALGRDLLARMMAGGRSSLFVGIVAPLLYIGFGCVFGGLAGYLGGRLDQFAMRLADFVVALPFLLFMILLRIAFGIGPGENGILPLILAMLLLSWPGSARLVRGQVLALRSQAFIDSARLSGRSAPFILYRHILPNVLPVILVAFSFAIPSAIFTEAFLSFIGMGVSPPSTSWGAMCNDGIKTLLSNPRQLLLPAMMISIAVLAFNTLGDALRDATDRRSGGGRL, encoded by the coding sequence ATGATCCCGGTATTCCGCTTTGCGCCCTGGCAGCCGCCGGTGCCTGGCACCGAACTGTCTCAGCCGACTTCGCAAGTGGCGTTCACGCCCGCGGTTCTGTTGTCGACGTCGATCGTTGTGGCGCTGCTGCTGTTCGTTTGGGCTGGGCCATGGGTGTGGCAATACGACCCCGCCCAGCAATGGTTGTCGCATATTTCTCGGGGGCCGACGCCGGCGATGTCGGCGCTGGTGGTGGACGATACTCGCCCCCCCCGGCTGTCGACCGCGCCGCAGCGCCTGCAAATTGCGGAAAGCACTACCGAACGTGTCGCGCTGCAATGGCCACAGGTGTCTGGGGTCCAGCGTTACCGCCTTTACCGGGCTGGCGCAGAGCAGATTGGTCCGGGACTGCCGCTGTGGGAGGGCAGTGATCGCCATTACGTTGACCGACTGCAACTCAGCTATCGCGTTTATCGCTATACCCTCGCCGATGCCGATACCGGGCTGCTGCTATTTTCGCTGGAAACACGACCAGAGTTTGCCATTTCCGCATTTGAAGCGGCTTTACAGGGGTTGATTCCGGAGGATGCCCGTGGCTTGCCGGAGCGGGTGTTGTTACCGGCGCATCCACTGGGCACCGATGCGCTGGGGCGGGATTTGCTGGCGAGGATGATGGCCGGTGGTCGCAGTTCGTTGTTCGTTGGGATTGTGGCGCCGTTGCTCTACATCGGCTTTGGTTGCGTGTTTGGCGGTTTGGCTGGGTATTTAGGCGGGCGTCTGGACCAATTTGCCATGCGTCTTGCTGACTTTGTCGTCGCCTTGCCGTTCTTGCTTTTCATGATTCTGCTGCGGATCGCGTTCGGGATTGGCCCCGGTGAAAACGGTATTTTACCTCTTATCCTGGCGATGTTGCTGTTGAGCTGGCCGGGAAGCGCGAGATTGGTACGAGGGCAGGTGCTGGCATTGCGAAGCCAGGCGTTTATCGACTCCGCGAGGCTGTCGGGGCGATCGGCGCCATTTATTCTTTATCGCCATATATTACCCAATGTGTTGCCGGTAATTCTGGTGGCGTTTAGCTTTGCCATTCCCTCGGCCATTTTTACCGAGGCGTTCTTGTCGTTTATCGGTATGGGCGTTTCGCCTCCCAGCACCTCCTGGGGCGCCATGTGCAATGACGGTATAAAAACGCTGTTGTCCAATCCCAGGCAGCTATTGCTGCCCGCCATGATGATCAGTATTGCGGTATTGGCCTTCAATACGCTGGGAGACGCACTGCGTGATGCCACTGACCGGCGTAGCGGAGGGGGACGCCTGTGA